Proteins found in one Acidimicrobiales bacterium genomic segment:
- a CDS encoding hybrid sensor histidine kinase/response regulator has protein sequence MTATATAEESPPVEFGGLLLIEDDDLDAEMISGYLLETVPSWPLHRATTLAAGLAMLDRLNPDLVMVDLTLPDASGLDSVRAICERVSNTPVIVQSSTATDKLTLRALRLGAQDYLKKDELCVESFERSVRYAIARHRSQQELATAAETIAEQDADLGEFAQVVAHDLRAPVRTSRLLADRLLDRIETEDPVCLDLAGRLDEALSRVDSMILTMLDYAGLRDEVSDPEPLSLSSVVHAACETLEADLDTVDSDLAMPTNPLLQVWGHRVLLRRVFTNLVSNSIKYRRPNERLVMRFDMVAKGPWVDLTLVDNGLGIPSDMREEVFAPLQRAHHDTAAGLGFGLAICRRIVRGLGGMIWIAEDGPVQGTAVIVRLQRAPDAGQILL, from the coding sequence ATGACCGCCACGGCCACGGCCGAGGAATCGCCCCCCGTCGAGTTCGGTGGTCTGCTGCTCATCGAGGACGACGACCTCGATGCGGAGATGATCAGCGGTTACCTTCTCGAAACGGTGCCGAGCTGGCCACTGCATCGAGCGACCACCCTCGCAGCCGGCCTGGCCATGCTCGACAGGCTGAACCCGGACCTCGTGATGGTCGATCTCACCCTCCCGGACGCCAGCGGGCTCGACAGCGTCAGGGCCATCTGCGAGCGAGTGTCGAACACGCCGGTCATCGTGCAGTCCAGCACCGCCACCGACAAACTGACCCTCCGGGCGCTCCGCCTCGGGGCGCAGGACTACCTGAAGAAGGACGAGCTCTGTGTCGAGAGCTTCGAACGATCGGTCCGCTACGCCATCGCGCGGCATCGTTCACAGCAGGAACTCGCAACCGCGGCCGAGACCATCGCTGAGCAGGATGCCGATCTCGGTGAGTTCGCCCAGGTCGTCGCCCACGACCTCAGGGCACCAGTGCGCACATCGCGGCTGCTCGCTGATCGACTGCTCGATCGGATCGAGACCGAGGACCCGGTCTGTCTCGATCTCGCCGGCCGCCTCGACGAGGCGTTGAGCCGCGTCGACTCCATGATCCTGACGATGCTCGACTACGCGGGACTGCGCGACGAGGTCTCGGATCCCGAGCCCCTGTCGTTGTCCTCGGTCGTCCATGCGGCGTGCGAGACCCTCGAAGCCGACCTCGATACCGTCGACTCGGACCTCGCCATGCCGACGAACCCGCTACTGCAGGTCTGGGGCCATCGGGTCCTCCTCCGGCGGGTCTTCACGAATCTGGTGTCGAACAGCATCAAGTACCGGCGTCCGAACGAGCGGCTCGTCATGCGCTTCGACATGGTCGCCAAGGGGCCCTGGGTCGATCTCACTCTCGTCGACAACGGTCTCGGGATCCCTTCCGACATGCGTGAGGAGGTGTTCGCGCCACTGCAACGAGCGCACCACGACACTGCGGCCGGTCTCGGTTTCGGGCTCGCGATCTGTCGTCGGATCGTTCGCGGACTCGGGGGAATGATCTGGATCGCCGAAGACGGGCCTGTTCAGGGGACCGCCGTCATCGTGCGGCTTCAACGCGCACCGGATGCCGGGCAGATCCTTCTCTGA
- a CDS encoding response regulator, whose translation MSTRTQDTTTNRTAHRGHRDGDRNGRRLEIVMVDDDHNDHLLMSMAAEAAGLDADFVFHDDGTTLLHRLEKLTSLEALPDLILLDLRMPGLDGHRTLEALQRHDTLWQIPVIVFTSSTRKVDETAAFANGAHWFEMKPSEFSGMVDFAEKLPERANHLPYRPPVSLEPVIDLTISEDELFAQIEDVLSSHDGWLT comes from the coding sequence ATGAGCACACGGACGCAGGACACGACGACGAATCGGACCGCCCATCGCGGGCACCGCGACGGCGATCGAAACGGCCGGCGGCTCGAGATCGTGATGGTCGATGACGATCACAACGACCATCTGTTGATGTCCATGGCGGCCGAGGCGGCCGGCCTCGATGCCGACTTCGTCTTCCACGACGACGGGACGACGCTGCTGCACCGCCTGGAGAAGCTCACGTCGCTGGAAGCCCTCCCCGATCTCATTCTCCTGGATCTCCGCATGCCCGGTCTGGACGGTCATCGCACCCTCGAGGCCTTGCAGCGCCACGACACCCTCTGGCAGATACCGGTGATCGTCTTCACGAGTTCGACCCGAAAGGTCGACGAGACAGCCGCCTTCGCCAACGGGGCCCACTGGTTCGAAATGAAGCCCAGCGAGTTCAGCGGCATGGTCGACTTCGCCGAGAAACTGCCGGAGCGTGCGAATCACCTCCCCTACCGGCCGCCTGTCTCGTTGGAGCCGGTGATCGACCTCACCATCTCCGAAGACGAGCTGTTCGCCCAGATCGAGGACGTTCTCTCGAGTCACGACGGCTGGTTGACATGA
- a CDS encoding AAA family ATPase: MSEAEGPQPNDRHPDHEAEQRYLHEARVALDSMVARSQQVLEFADQRVRDEDSADAKLARAHMADRRAAVDVGDVALCFGRIDEDPVITDGDHWYVGRRHIEDAEGAPVIVDWRAPVAIPFYRATAVDAFGLARRRRFSCEVDELVAIFDEHLDDPDSVTAAGIPDPVLAEIERGRSGEMSDIVATIAAEQDEIIRARLDECLLVQGGPGTGKTAVGLHRAAYLLFEHRQALAQSHVLVIGPNRVFLRYVANVLPSLGETAVSQATITSLLSARVRVRADEPPEVTEVKGRAEMAQVLRRLADARIRVPADEQVVPLGLRSVRYSPATIADAITTARDNDLPLNDAKGVFIEVLLRAARQQLIDREVAQEDLARLLPELRKSPGFKKTVDKIWPSLSGAQLVRSLLGSPSSRKKVVAGVLSDDEAELLQRSSARKIADEPWAAADLPLLDEANALTTGTGRTYGHVIVDEAQDLSAMALRAAGRRAEGGSMTILGDIAQATGVGAQTSWDAVTTGLGIDGSLVRRRELTVGYRVPGPILDYANRLLPVTAPDITPSTSIRSRGEGAEHHVVDERDLAVTVAELAGELGGDWSTIGVIAMPDRMDDVLAALAEAGLDAGDTRSAVALDHPISVVDPPTAKGLEFDATIVVEPGEFVPLPNGLRLLYVALTRSVQRLLIVRTHEMPSPLRIERDQRD; the protein is encoded by the coding sequence ATGTCGGAGGCAGAGGGGCCGCAGCCGAACGACCGTCACCCCGACCACGAAGCCGAGCAGCGCTACCTCCACGAGGCTCGCGTCGCGCTCGATTCGATGGTCGCCCGGTCGCAGCAGGTGCTCGAATTCGCCGATCAGCGCGTCCGCGACGAGGACTCGGCCGACGCCAAGCTCGCCCGCGCCCACATGGCCGATCGACGCGCCGCCGTCGATGTCGGCGATGTCGCGCTCTGCTTCGGTCGCATCGACGAAGACCCCGTGATCACCGACGGCGACCACTGGTACGTCGGCCGTCGCCACATCGAGGACGCCGAGGGCGCACCGGTGATCGTCGATTGGCGAGCCCCGGTGGCGATCCCGTTCTACCGAGCCACTGCGGTCGACGCCTTCGGCCTCGCTCGCCGCCGCCGCTTCTCTTGTGAGGTCGACGAACTCGTCGCCATCTTCGACGAGCACCTCGACGACCCCGACTCGGTCACCGCCGCCGGCATCCCCGACCCCGTGCTGGCCGAGATCGAGCGCGGCCGCAGCGGTGAGATGAGCGACATCGTCGCCACCATCGCCGCCGAGCAGGACGAGATCATCCGCGCCCGGCTCGACGAGTGTCTGCTCGTGCAGGGCGGGCCCGGCACCGGCAAGACGGCCGTGGGGCTCCACCGCGCCGCCTACCTGCTCTTCGAACACCGCCAGGCCCTGGCCCAGAGCCACGTGCTCGTCATCGGGCCGAACCGGGTCTTCCTGCGCTATGTGGCCAACGTGCTCCCTTCACTCGGCGAGACCGCAGTGAGCCAGGCCACCATCACCTCACTGCTCAGCGCCCGCGTGCGGGTGCGAGCCGACGAGCCACCGGAGGTCACCGAGGTGAAAGGGCGGGCCGAGATGGCCCAGGTGCTGCGCCGGCTGGCCGATGCCCGGATCAGGGTTCCTGCGGACGAACAGGTCGTCCCCCTCGGCCTGCGTTCGGTGCGCTACTCCCCCGCCACGATCGCCGACGCCATCACGACCGCTCGTGACAACGACCTGCCGCTCAACGACGCCAAGGGCGTGTTCATCGAGGTGCTGTTGCGAGCGGCACGACAGCAGCTGATCGACCGCGAGGTGGCGCAGGAGGACCTGGCCCGACTGCTCCCCGAGCTCCGCAAGAGTCCCGGCTTCAAGAAGACGGTGGACAAGATCTGGCCGAGCCTGAGCGGCGCCCAGCTCGTGCGTTCACTGCTCGGAAGTCCCTCGAGTCGCAAGAAGGTGGTCGCCGGTGTGCTGTCCGACGACGAGGCGGAGCTGCTCCAACGCTCATCGGCCAGGAAGATCGCCGACGAGCCGTGGGCGGCCGCCGACCTGCCCCTGCTCGACGAGGCCAACGCACTCACCACGGGCACCGGTCGCACCTACGGACATGTCATCGTCGACGAAGCCCAGGACCTGTCGGCCATGGCCCTCAGGGCTGCCGGGCGACGAGCCGAGGGCGGCTCGATGACGATCCTCGGCGACATCGCCCAGGCCACCGGCGTGGGCGCCCAGACCTCGTGGGATGCGGTCACCACCGGCCTCGGCATCGACGGTTCGCTGGTGCGACGGCGAGAGCTCACCGTCGGCTACCGGGTTCCCGGGCCGATCCTCGACTACGCCAACCGACTGCTGCCGGTGACGGCACCCGACATCACCCCGTCGACCTCGATCCGCAGTCGCGGTGAAGGGGCCGAGCACCATGTGGTCGACGAGCGGGACCTGGCCGTCACCGTCGCCGAACTGGCCGGCGAACTCGGCGGCGACTGGTCGACCATCGGCGTGATCGCCATGCCCGACCGGATGGACGATGTGCTCGCGGCACTGGCCGAGGCCGGACTCGACGCGGGCGACACCCGTTCGGCGGTTGCGCTCGACCATCCGATCTCGGTGGTCGACCCGCCGACCGCCAAGGGCCTCGAGTTCGACGCCACCATCGTGGTCGAACCGGGCGAGTTCGTGCCGCTCCCCAACGGTCTGCGGCTGCTCTACGTGGCCCTCACCAGGTCGGTCCAGCGTCTGCTCATCGTGCGGACCCACGAGATGCCGTCCCCCCTCCGCATCGAGCGAGACCAGCGCGACTGA
- a CDS encoding MBOAT family protein, with translation MLFPTFTFAAFFAVVLPVSWMLRERVTAWKLFILAASYYFYGYWDLRFVVLLAGATLGNEVAAIAVHRSSNDHARKAAVTAAVGLNLVLLGFFKYYDFFTDSLERNLGLSSPALDVVLPIGISFFTFQGISYVVDVYRRDTPPAPLLDFAVYLSFFPQLVAGPIVRAVEFLPELRTDRVPNQVEAGRAVVLIGRGLFKKVVIADFLGRAIVADTFGTPGEYGGLDILFGIYGYAIQLYADFSGYTDMAIGIALLLGFRFPQNFDRPYAAVSVQDFWRRWHMTLSRWLRDYLYFPLGGNRKGRFITYRNLLITMGLGGLWHGAAGTFVVWGVYQGLGMAGERFISDLRGEKDTPLDSRDVRIQEIARLHSGAAVDAWREDPSSPVPFTPLEVRSLWLGRLVTFHFVCIGWVIFNSASLGRAGDVLWSVFSGWGEAPELVNPLVVLVIVGSIAAQYVPPLLVRQWAAMFSVVHPIVVSVAFALWIMVVVALGPEGISEFIYFQF, from the coding sequence GTGCTGTTCCCCACATTCACCTTCGCGGCTTTTTTTGCCGTGGTGCTCCCCGTGAGCTGGATGTTGAGAGAGCGCGTCACCGCCTGGAAGCTGTTCATCCTCGCTGCGTCGTATTACTTCTACGGCTACTGGGACCTGCGCTTCGTCGTCCTGCTCGCCGGAGCCACGCTGGGCAACGAGGTCGCCGCGATCGCCGTGCATCGCAGCAGCAACGACCACGCCCGCAAGGCTGCCGTCACCGCCGCGGTGGGCCTGAACCTCGTCCTGCTCGGCTTCTTCAAGTACTACGACTTCTTCACGGATTCGCTCGAGCGCAATCTCGGTCTCTCCAGCCCGGCCCTCGACGTGGTGCTCCCGATCGGTATCTCGTTCTTCACGTTCCAGGGCATCAGCTACGTGGTCGACGTCTACCGCAGGGACACACCGCCGGCCCCGCTGCTCGACTTCGCGGTCTACCTCTCGTTCTTCCCCCAGCTCGTGGCCGGACCGATCGTGCGGGCCGTCGAGTTCCTGCCCGAGTTGCGCACCGACCGGGTGCCGAACCAGGTCGAGGCGGGCCGGGCGGTGGTGCTCATCGGGCGCGGACTCTTCAAGAAGGTCGTGATCGCGGACTTCCTTGGTCGGGCGATCGTTGCCGACACCTTCGGTACGCCGGGCGAGTACGGCGGGCTCGACATCCTCTTCGGGATCTATGGCTACGCCATTCAGCTCTACGCCGACTTCAGTGGCTACACCGACATGGCCATCGGTATCGCGCTACTGCTCGGCTTTCGGTTCCCGCAGAACTTCGACCGTCCGTATGCGGCCGTCTCTGTGCAGGACTTCTGGCGTCGCTGGCACATGACCCTGTCCCGATGGCTGCGGGACTACCTCTACTTCCCGCTGGGCGGCAACCGGAAGGGCCGGTTCATCACCTATCGCAACCTGCTCATCACGATGGGCCTCGGGGGACTGTGGCACGGCGCCGCGGGCACGTTCGTGGTGTGGGGCGTCTACCAGGGGCTCGGCATGGCAGGGGAGCGGTTCATCTCCGACCTGCGCGGCGAGAAGGACACGCCGCTCGACTCCCGCGACGTACGCATCCAGGAGATCGCCCGCCTCCATTCGGGCGCGGCGGTCGACGCGTGGCGCGAAGATCCCTCGTCGCCGGTGCCGTTCACCCCGCTCGAGGTGAGATCGCTGTGGCTGGGTCGGCTGGTCACGTTCCACTTCGTCTGCATCGGTTGGGTCATCTTCAACAGTGCGTCGCTGGGACGGGCGGGTGACGTGCTCTGGTCGGTGTTCAGCGGCTGGGGCGAGGCGCCCGAACTCGTGAATCCGCTGGTCGTGCTGGTCATCGTCGGCTCGATCGCCGCCCAGTACGTGCCGCCGCTACTGGTGCGGCAATGGGCCGCGATGTTCTCGGTGGTGCACCCGATCGTGGTATCGGTCGCATTCGCGCTATGGATCATGGTGGTCGTTGCCCTCGGTCCCGAGGGCATTTCCGAGTTCATCTATTTCCAGTTCTGA
- a CDS encoding DUF459 domain-containing protein: protein MEHSDPLKRATAPRERGETWDDEKFKQAREDDLRQRTSDSRSAVVAALTCLLLATLLTSGKIVEIAERQEFGDTRDRQLAVAENIDRVANFLSLNRPYDAIHDVRGIGDDAAARIDSIDDVADDLGLDVVVPDIESLPGDDTEDTADSGTTTTTTTSTTVPVVLREVDASSPLTVFVGGDSQAEYLAQAVTTESDLALRVEAQFEISTSLARPDYFNWPARLREIDEAQDPEAVVLFIGANDHQDMSAADGTRLVEGSVEWQTEWSRRLAITFDLLERPGRHIFWVTQPPMRDGDLNTGVGIVNDLAAAVIAERDFVSAIDIWPLFGGDAGFSARIVGPDGTDTRARIDDGVHLTREASSWVADLVFAELTRLWQFTP, encoded by the coding sequence ATGGAACACAGTGACCCGCTGAAGCGGGCGACGGCGCCGCGAGAGCGCGGCGAGACCTGGGACGACGAGAAGTTCAAGCAGGCCCGCGAAGACGATCTCCGCCAGCGCACTTCCGATTCTCGTTCGGCGGTCGTGGCGGCGCTCACCTGCCTGCTGCTCGCGACCCTCTTGACCTCGGGGAAGATCGTGGAGATCGCCGAGCGTCAGGAGTTCGGCGACACCCGCGACCGGCAGTTGGCCGTTGCCGAGAACATCGACCGGGTGGCCAACTTCCTGTCGTTGAACCGTCCTTACGACGCCATTCACGACGTCCGGGGCATCGGCGACGACGCTGCGGCGCGCATCGACAGCATCGACGACGTTGCCGATGACCTGGGCCTCGACGTGGTCGTGCCCGACATCGAGTCGCTCCCGGGTGACGACACCGAGGACACCGCCGACTCGGGAACGACGACGACCACGACCACCAGCACGACCGTGCCGGTCGTGCTACGTGAGGTCGACGCGTCGTCGCCGCTCACGGTGTTCGTCGGTGGCGACAGCCAGGCCGAGTACCTCGCCCAGGCCGTCACCACCGAATCCGACCTCGCCTTGCGCGTCGAGGCCCAGTTCGAGATCTCGACGAGCCTGGCCCGCCCCGACTACTTCAACTGGCCGGCCCGGCTTCGTGAGATCGACGAGGCGCAGGACCCCGAGGCCGTGGTCCTCTTCATCGGCGCGAACGATCATCAGGACATGTCCGCGGCTGACGGTACGCGGTTGGTCGAGGGATCGGTCGAGTGGCAGACAGAGTGGAGTCGCCGGCTCGCGATCACGTTCGACCTGCTCGAACGGCCGGGGCGTCACATCTTCTGGGTGACCCAGCCTCCGATGCGCGACGGTGATCTCAACACCGGTGTCGGCATCGTCAACGATCTCGCCGCTGCGGTGATCGCCGAACGCGATTTCGTGTCGGCCATCGACATCTGGCCCCTGTTCGGCGGTGATGCCGGCTTCTCCGCGCGCATTGTCGGTCCCGACGGCACCGACACCCGGGCCCGCATCGACGACGGTGTCCACCTGACCCGCGAGGCGTCCTCTTGGGTCGCCGACCTCGTCTTCGCCGAACTCACCCGCCTGTGGCAGTTCACCCCCTGA
- a CDS encoding YqgE/AlgH family protein, which produces MNESTRGRLLVANPGLLDPNFTRTVIFMLEHNEEGAIGVVLNRPSELPVASTIEPWAGRAVPPGVIFLGGPVSPSSVIALASVSLDDAGDNWHQVLGRIGTVDLDVDPSEVPGLEEVRMYAGYAGWTGGQLEAELVDDGWFVLDAELTDVHTDDPFELWWEVLGRQPGPLGRLAHYPKDPHDN; this is translated from the coding sequence ATGAACGAGTCCACGCGAGGCCGATTGCTGGTGGCGAACCCCGGCCTGCTCGATCCCAACTTCACGCGCACGGTCATCTTCATGCTCGAACACAACGAGGAGGGTGCGATCGGCGTGGTGCTCAACCGGCCGAGCGAGCTTCCCGTCGCGTCGACCATCGAGCCGTGGGCCGGCCGGGCCGTGCCGCCGGGCGTGATCTTCCTCGGCGGCCCCGTGTCGCCATCCTCCGTGATCGCGCTCGCATCGGTCAGTCTCGACGATGCCGGCGACAACTGGCATCAGGTGCTCGGCCGGATCGGCACCGTCGATCTCGACGTCGATCCGAGCGAGGTTCCCGGGCTCGAAGAGGTCCGCATGTACGCCGGATATGCCGGCTGGACGGGTGGCCAGCTCGAAGCCGAGCTCGTCGACGACGGCTGGTTCGTGCTCGATGCCGAGCTCACCGATGTGCACACCGACGACCCGTTCGAGCTGTGGTGGGAGGTCCTCGGCCGCCAACCCGGCCCCCTCGGCCGCCTCGCCCACTACCCCAAGGACCCCCACGACAACTAG
- a CDS encoding hydroxymethylpyrimidine/phosphomethylpyrimidine kinase, giving the protein MTPPVVLTIAAHDPLGGAGIAADLTTFAALGVHGMVAVTAVSAQRFDAVEQVVATPADLLARQLDGVIASATVAAVKVGLLFDPAQVEVVVERVADGRLPAPVVDPVMVDGRGTRFVATEIEAAARAQLFPLTAVLTPNRAEATLLGGSSTELAGLGAGLVVVTGGGARATDLLVWSDGSTEELTGEWVDTVNVRGSGCTFAAAVAAGLARGADRAVAVRAAKDFVTARLRDSANWRVGPVGTVGPVAHRLIDAAEPSRQGT; this is encoded by the coding sequence GTGACTCCACCCGTCGTTCTCACGATTGCCGCCCACGATCCGCTCGGCGGCGCCGGCATCGCCGCCGACCTCACGACCTTCGCGGCGCTCGGCGTCCACGGCATGGTTGCCGTGACGGCCGTCAGTGCTCAGCGATTCGATGCGGTCGAGCAAGTCGTCGCCACGCCGGCCGACCTGTTGGCGCGTCAGCTCGACGGTGTGATCGCCTCGGCGACGGTCGCCGCCGTGAAGGTGGGGCTCCTCTTCGACCCTGCGCAGGTCGAGGTGGTCGTCGAGCGGGTCGCCGACGGACGACTGCCGGCGCCCGTGGTGGATCCGGTGATGGTCGACGGTCGCGGCACCCGATTCGTCGCCACCGAGATCGAGGCCGCCGCGCGGGCGCAGTTGTTCCCGCTCACCGCCGTTCTCACCCCCAATCGGGCCGAGGCGACGTTGCTCGGGGGGTCGTCGACCGAGCTGGCCGGCCTCGGCGCCGGGCTGGTCGTCGTGACCGGCGGGGGTGCTCGGGCGACCGACCTGCTCGTGTGGTCCGACGGTTCGACGGAGGAACTCACGGGAGAGTGGGTCGACACCGTCAACGTGCGCGGAAGCGGGTGCACGTTCGCGGCAGCGGTCGCCGCCGGCCTCGCGCGCGGTGCCGACCGGGCTGTCGCAGTGCGGGCGGCCAAGGACTTCGTGACCGCCCGGTTGCGCGACAGCGCGAACTGGCGTGTCGGTCCGGTCGGCACCGTCGGTCCTGTCGCGCATCGGTTGATCGACGCCGCCGAGCCGTCTCGTCAGGGGACGTGA
- a CDS encoding SET domain-containing protein-lysine N-methyltransferase: MTERAAALADLVETGESPVHGTGVFARTAIAAGTHIGSYDGDPTEVDDTFVLWIEDDEGDAWHGIDGTGLLRYLNHSQSPNAEFDGPELFAIRDIAAGEELLFDYGDEWAHVP; encoded by the coding sequence GTGACCGAGCGTGCGGCTGCGCTGGCCGACCTCGTCGAGACCGGGGAATCACCGGTTCACGGCACCGGTGTCTTCGCCCGGACAGCGATCGCCGCGGGCACCCACATCGGCAGCTACGACGGCGATCCGACCGAGGTCGACGACACCTTCGTGCTGTGGATCGAGGACGACGAAGGCGACGCCTGGCACGGCATCGACGGCACCGGGTTGCTCCGCTACCTGAACCACAGCCAGTCGCCCAATGCCGAGTTCGACGGACCCGAACTCTTCGCCATCCGTGACATCGCCGCCGGCGAAGAACTGCTCTTCGACTACGGCGACGAGTGGGCTCACGTCCCCTGA
- a CDS encoding class I SAM-dependent methyltransferase: MTVDLAALPTPGSKRMAVRVTKDALRHIRHGHPWVYEDSIDSVSHRGAPGDLAVIFDDDRKFAAIGMWDPASPICIKILHAGKPATIDATFWDRRVAEAVERRRPLLDDPDHNAYRLIHGENDAMPGIVVDDYNGVVVAKIYTDGWIPHLADLVPVLVDRLVPRSLIIRFARSVEPQPSLGLVEGAPLHGPPPAEPVMFLENGLTFEAHPTTGQKTGHFLDQRDNRALVRGLARGRRVLDVFSCTGGFTVHAAAGGATEVHSVDLSRPALDAAERNMAHNRPDPAVAACDHLVHHGDAFEVMEGLLRRNERFDFVIIDPPSFAQRQASVDGAMAAYERLSRLGFALTCDGGTYLQASCSSRVPAEDFFHAVHFTARREGVEIREFDRTGHPLDHPIGFAQGAYLKALYATVHH, from the coding sequence GTGACCGTCGACCTCGCTGCCCTGCCGACACCCGGCTCGAAGCGCATGGCGGTACGGGTCACGAAGGACGCCCTGCGCCACATTCGCCACGGCCATCCGTGGGTCTACGAGGACTCGATCGACTCGGTGTCACACCGCGGCGCGCCCGGCGACCTCGCCGTCATCTTCGACGACGACCGCAAGTTCGCCGCGATCGGCATGTGGGATCCGGCCTCGCCGATCTGCATCAAGATCCTCCACGCCGGGAAGCCGGCAACAATCGACGCGACGTTCTGGGATCGGCGCGTGGCCGAGGCCGTCGAGCGTCGCCGTCCGCTCCTCGACGATCCCGACCACAACGCCTACCGGCTGATCCACGGCGAGAACGACGCGATGCCGGGCATCGTCGTCGACGACTACAACGGCGTGGTCGTCGCCAAGATCTACACCGACGGCTGGATCCCCCACCTGGCCGACCTCGTCCCCGTTCTGGTGGACCGCCTCGTTCCCCGATCGCTGATCATCCGGTTCGCCCGCTCGGTCGAGCCGCAGCCGTCGCTCGGGCTCGTCGAAGGCGCCCCGCTCCACGGCCCTCCGCCGGCCGAGCCGGTGATGTTCCTCGAGAACGGACTCACGTTCGAAGCCCACCCGACGACCGGACAGAAGACCGGTCACTTCCTCGACCAGCGCGACAACCGGGCCCTGGTGCGCGGTCTGGCCAGAGGACGACGCGTGCTCGACGTCTTCAGCTGTACCGGCGGGTTCACGGTGCATGCCGCCGCCGGAGGGGCGACCGAGGTGCACTCCGTCGACCTCTCGAGGCCGGCGCTCGACGCGGCCGAACGCAACATGGCGCACAACCGCCCGGACCCGGCGGTCGCGGCCTGCGACCACCTCGTCCATCACGGTGATGCCTTCGAGGTGATGGAGGGGCTCCTCCGACGCAACGAGCGATTCGACTTCGTCATCATCGATCCACCCTCGTTCGCACAACGCCAGGCAAGCGTCGACGGCGCGATGGCGGCCTACGAGCGACTCTCCCGCCTGGGGTTCGCGTTGACCTGCGACGGCGGCACCTACCTTCAGGCGTCGTGCTCGAGTCGTGTACCGGCCGAGGACTTCTTCCACGCTGTGCATTTCACCGCTCGCCGGGAGGGCGTCGAGATCCGAGAATTCGACCGCACGGGCCATCCACTCGATCATCCGATCGGGTTCGCGCAGGGCGCGTATCTCAAGGCGCTCTACGCGACCGTGCACCACTGA